One Paenibacillus riograndensis SBR5 DNA segment encodes these proteins:
- a CDS encoding LysR family transcriptional regulator, translating to MNIVKLQIVVLIEKYKKVTDVAAEMGLKQPTVSFHMKSLESELGTPLFQYRSGRVLLTDAGRTLYQYAARIVALTADAERSMKQYSTLASGHLQVEAGYVPGTYLLPKTVSQFVRQYPDLDISLTVQPETAIRERLRSREIQLAVLHSTEGQDSSFETRSLARNEAVLVFAPGHSFGEIKNLSAELLVLEPWIQHEPASFLRGIADEWAQLNGVRVWGHAVLNSPEAIKGMIREGSGVGLFPKAGIKAEAASGSLRYLPLPGIQPDHGEFVLAWRKDHPLTPLQQAFVELAAAPAEEK from the coding sequence ATGAATATTGTTAAACTTCAAATTGTAGTGCTAATTGAAAAATATAAAAAAGTCACAGATGTCGCTGCCGAGATGGGATTGAAGCAGCCTACGGTATCTTTTCATATGAAAAGCCTGGAAAGTGAGCTGGGCACCCCGCTCTTTCAATACCGGAGTGGACGGGTGCTGCTGACCGATGCCGGGCGCACGCTTTACCAATATGCAGCCAGAATTGTCGCGTTAACGGCTGACGCAGAGCGCAGCATGAAGCAGTATTCCACCCTCGCTTCCGGTCACCTGCAGGTGGAAGCAGGTTATGTGCCTGGTACATATCTTTTGCCCAAAACGGTTTCGCAATTCGTCCGCCAATATCCGGATCTTGATATTTCACTGACTGTGCAGCCCGAGACTGCGATTCGCGAGCGGCTGCGGAGCCGGGAAATTCAACTGGCGGTTCTGCATAGTACAGAGGGGCAGGACAGTTCTTTTGAGACGCGAAGCCTCGCCCGCAATGAAGCTGTGCTGGTGTTCGCCCCAGGGCATTCATTCGGAGAGATCAAGAATTTATCGGCGGAGCTGCTTGTGCTGGAGCCATGGATACAGCATGAACCCGCCTCGTTCCTGCGCGGTATCGCTGATGAGTGGGCCCAGCTGAACGGGGTCAGGGTGTGGGGGCATGCGGTGCTGAATTCGCCGGAGGCCATCAAAGGAATGATCCGCGAAGGCAGCGGTGTCGGGCTGTTCCCAAAGGCGGGAATCAAGGCCGAGGCCGCTTCAGGGAGCTTGCGTTATCTGCCACTACCGGGTATCCAGCCGGATCATGGCGAATTCGTGCTGGCTTGGCGGAAGGATCATCCGTTAACCCCTTTGCAGCAGGCTTTTGTAGAGCTGGCTGCCGCTCCCGCCGAAGAAAAATAG
- the queE gene encoding 7-carboxy-7-deazaguanine synthase QueE, with protein MSKLPVIEIFGPTIQGEGAVIGVKTMFVRTYGCDYRCSWCDSAFTWDGSAKDKVRMLAPEEIMDELAALAGGNFDCVTLSGGNPALIGEGMGRLIQLLHERGIQAAVETQGSRWQNWFYAVDVLTVSPKPPSSGMETDWNMLDGIMDKMKAHGRATHSLKVVVFNDEDYQYAKRVHSRYPGVPFFLQPGNEDVTEEGDISVRLLARLEWLFNLVIADPEMNKARVLPQLHALIWHNKRGK; from the coding sequence GTGAGTAAGCTGCCGGTAATAGAAATCTTCGGGCCGACGATCCAGGGTGAAGGCGCGGTAATCGGCGTCAAAACGATGTTCGTCCGCACCTACGGCTGTGATTACCGCTGCAGCTGGTGTGATTCCGCTTTTACTTGGGATGGCTCGGCGAAGGATAAGGTGCGGATGCTGGCCCCGGAGGAAATTATGGATGAACTGGCTGCGCTGGCCGGAGGCAATTTTGATTGTGTGACCCTCTCTGGGGGCAACCCGGCACTGATTGGCGAGGGAATGGGCAGATTGATACAGCTGCTGCATGAACGCGGCATTCAGGCAGCCGTTGAGACGCAGGGCAGCAGATGGCAGAACTGGTTCTATGCTGTCGATGTGTTGACGGTCAGCCCCAAACCGCCAAGCTCCGGGATGGAGACGGATTGGAACATGCTTGACGGTATTATGGACAAGATGAAGGCGCATGGCAGAGCTACCCACAGCCTGAAGGTGGTCGTGTTCAACGATGAGGACTACCAGTATGCCAAACGAGTACACAGCCGCTATCCGGGAGTGCCGTTCTTCCTGCAGCCGGGCAACGAGGATGTAACTGAAGAGGGGGATATCTCGGTGCGCCTGCTGGCGCGGCTGGAATGGCTGTTCAATCTGGTCATCGCTGACCCGGAGATGAACAAGGCGAGGGTACTGCCGCAGCTGCATGCACTCATTTGGCACAATAAACGGGGGAAATAA
- the pstA gene encoding phosphate ABC transporter permease PstA: protein MKPRTADKIATALIVFFALLIVAILIGLLGYILVRGLNHISWDFLTSAPQKIRAGGGVGPQLFNSIYLLVLTLIITVPLGLGAGIFMAEYARPGKLTNFIRLIVEVLSSFPSIVVGLFGLLLIVNTFDLGFSLVSGALALTFFNLPLMVRITEQAFRTVPKQQKEAGFALGLSKWKIVTNVLFPVALPTIITGTILSAGRVFGEAAALMFTAGMSSPRLDFSNWNPSSPTSPLNPFRPAETLAVHIWKINSEGLAPDAAQIAAGASAVLVITVLIFNLAARYFGRVIYRKLTASKRMS, encoded by the coding sequence TTGAAGCCGAGAACCGCAGACAAAATTGCCACAGCGCTTATCGTATTCTTTGCATTGCTCATAGTAGCCATCCTGATCGGACTGCTTGGATACATTCTCGTTCGTGGCCTGAACCACATCAGCTGGGATTTCTTAACCTCGGCACCTCAAAAGATCCGCGCAGGCGGGGGCGTAGGACCGCAGCTGTTCAATTCCATCTACCTGCTGGTGCTGACACTGATCATTACCGTCCCGCTTGGCCTTGGCGCCGGAATCTTCATGGCGGAATATGCCCGCCCCGGCAAGCTGACCAACTTCATCCGTCTAATCGTGGAGGTATTGTCTTCTTTTCCTTCGATCGTTGTCGGCTTGTTCGGACTCTTGCTGATCGTTAACACGTTTGACCTTGGCTTCTCCCTGGTCTCCGGCGCATTGGCGCTGACCTTCTTCAACCTGCCGCTGATGGTCCGAATTACGGAGCAGGCCTTCCGCACAGTTCCCAAGCAGCAGAAGGAGGCAGGTTTTGCCCTTGGGTTATCCAAGTGGAAGATCGTAACCAATGTGCTGTTCCCGGTCGCACTGCCGACCATTATCACCGGAACCATCCTGTCGGCGGGGCGTGTCTTTGGTGAAGCGGCAGCGCTGATGTTCACCGCAGGTATGAGCAGTCCGCGTCTGGATTTCTCCAATTGGAATCCGTCCAGCCCGACTTCACCGCTGAATCCTTTCCGCCCGGCCGAAACGCTGGCTGTGCACATTTGGAAGATCAACAGTGAAGGCCTGGCCCCGGATGCTGCACAGATTGCAGCCGGAGCTTCGGCTGTACTCGTCATTACGGTGCTTATATTCAATCTGGCGGCGCGTTACTTCGGCCGCGTAATTTACCGCAAGCTTACAGCTTCCAAAAGAATGAGCTAA
- a CDS encoding phosphate ABC transporter substrate-binding protein → MQFRKTWVMALALTSVVALSACGSNNGGNNAATNNGGANATATTAPTETSSGADLSGSILASGSTALQPLVEQVAEKFMETNKDVDIQVQGGGSGTGLTQVAEKQVDIGNSDVFAEEKLKDADAEKAKALVDHQVAVVAIAAVSHPDAGVDSLTKQQLVDIFTGKVTNWKEVGGKDQKIQIINRPSSSGTRATFEGFALGTKTEDLQGSIQEDSSGTVKKMIGETPGAIGYLALSYLDDSVKTLKYDGVEPSVDNVVSGKYPVWAYEHMYTNGEPNEIVKAFLDYIMTPEVQTGDVVELGYIPASQMQVSRDVAGTVTKK, encoded by the coding sequence ATGCAATTTAGAAAAACGTGGGTCATGGCTTTGGCATTAACAAGTGTAGTAGCACTTTCGGCATGCGGCAGCAACAACGGAGGAAACAATGCAGCAACCAATAATGGGGGAGCTAACGCAACCGCCACAACCGCACCAACAGAAACAAGCAGCGGCGCAGATTTGAGCGGATCTATTCTGGCTTCGGGCTCCACAGCACTTCAGCCGCTGGTTGAGCAGGTAGCTGAGAAATTCATGGAAACCAACAAAGATGTAGACATTCAGGTGCAAGGCGGAGGCAGCGGTACGGGTCTGACTCAGGTCGCCGAGAAGCAAGTGGATATCGGGAACTCCGATGTGTTTGCTGAAGAAAAGCTGAAGGATGCCGATGCGGAAAAAGCGAAAGCTCTCGTTGACCACCAGGTAGCGGTTGTAGCGATTGCAGCTGTTTCTCATCCGGATGCAGGTGTGGATTCTTTGACCAAACAACAGCTTGTCGACATCTTCACCGGCAAAGTAACGAACTGGAAAGAGGTTGGCGGTAAGGACCAAAAAATCCAGATCATTAACCGTCCTAGCAGCTCCGGCACACGTGCTACTTTTGAAGGTTTTGCGCTCGGAACCAAGACAGAAGATCTTCAAGGTTCGATCCAGGAGGATTCCTCCGGTACTGTTAAGAAAATGATCGGCGAAACTCCGGGAGCCATTGGTTATCTGGCATTGTCTTACTTGGATGATTCAGTTAAAACACTGAAATATGACGGCGTTGAACCTTCCGTTGATAACGTAGTCTCCGGCAAATATCCGGTATGGGCTTACGAGCATATGTACACTAACGGAGAGCCGAATGAAATTGTAAAAGCATTCCTCGATTATATCATGACCCCTGAAGTGCAAACAGGCGATGTAGTGGAACTGGGATACATCCCGGCTTCGCAAATGCAGGTTTCCCGTGATGTGGCAGGAACGGTTACTAAGAAGTAA
- a CDS encoding alpha/beta fold hydrolase yields the protein MNQVKSEKKSSKRIWKKLLLIVLSAIILLIGSGFLYEAIASNAAKKQYPAPGKLVDAGGFKLHIHKQGTGSPTIILESGSGETSLSWRDIPDQLAKSATVVSYDRAGYAWSESSPNERTGANIVRELHNALMNEGLPGPYLVVGHSLGGMYARLFTQTYRDDVMGLVLVDARPENDERETAAILKAEKFAGNPSAAILAILKRSGVMRLFQDSLLEGMVAKEDRGKFINVISTPSYFTAKEQEGKLATSTEDAIRGQNFGALPVRIIARGLPQDYASFGFSEAGGKQLEAIWQAGQRSMLQLSTDSKLTIAEKSGHMIIHDQPELVIETILSLLKQK from the coding sequence ATGAACCAAGTCAAATCTGAGAAAAAATCATCAAAACGAATATGGAAAAAGCTGCTGCTAATTGTTTTGTCAGCCATAATCCTCCTTATCGGATCAGGATTTCTGTACGAAGCTATAGCCTCAAATGCCGCCAAAAAGCAATATCCAGCGCCAGGAAAACTGGTAGATGCAGGGGGCTTCAAACTGCATATCCATAAACAGGGTACCGGGAGCCCCACCATTATTCTCGAATCGGGGAGCGGTGAGACCAGCTTATCTTGGAGAGATATCCCTGATCAGCTGGCTAAATCCGCTACTGTGGTCAGTTATGACCGGGCTGGTTATGCCTGGAGCGAGTCATCCCCTAACGAACGCACCGGCGCTAATATCGTCCGTGAGCTGCATAACGCACTTATGAACGAAGGATTACCCGGCCCTTATCTGGTTGTAGGCCATTCCCTGGGCGGAATGTACGCCCGCCTCTTCACTCAGACTTACAGGGATGATGTCATGGGTCTAGTACTGGTTGATGCCAGACCGGAGAATGACGAACGGGAGACGGCAGCCATTCTGAAGGCAGAGAAATTCGCCGGGAATCCATCCGCTGCCATCCTCGCCATTCTGAAGCGCTCTGGAGTTATGCGCTTGTTCCAGGACAGCCTGCTGGAAGGTATGGTCGCGAAGGAAGACCGGGGCAAATTCATTAACGTCATTTCTACACCAAGCTATTTTACCGCCAAGGAGCAAGAAGGAAAATTGGCCACCTCCACCGAGGATGCGATCCGCGGGCAAAACTTCGGCGCTCTTCCGGTACGCATCATTGCCCGGGGACTTCCGCAGGACTATGCTTCATTCGGATTCTCCGAAGCAGGCGGCAAGCAGCTTGAAGCAATTTGGCAGGCCGGACAGCGAAGCATGCTGCAGCTCTCTACTGACAGTAAGCTCACTATTGCCGAAAAAAGCGGCCATATGATAATTCATGACCAGCCGGAGCTGGTGATCGAGACAATACTCAGCTTATTGAAACAGAAATAA
- a CDS encoding IS110 family RNA-guided transposase has translation MDAIRERCAGLDIHQETVVVCLLSGPLEKKPKSVIETFGTTTRELLRLQEWLEQQGCTEIAMESTGVFWKPVWNILESTCTITLANPQRIRNMPGKKTDVKDAEWIAKLHRCGLIEGSFVPDEPIRDLRDLTRYLRKLKQNATQEKNRIHKILQDANIKLTTYVSDLFGVSGRALLDSIVNGEVLEVHEVRKLVHTRLKMKVPSLVEAMNGRLRLHHRKMIRRHWDHLQYLESEMQTLEAEIEELVQPYRKEIELLDTIPGVSTDAAASIVAELGTDVSPFPSEAHLASWVGVCPANHESAGKKKVKRTNAGTEV, from the coding sequence ATGGATGCCATTCGTGAACGCTGTGCCGGGTTGGATATTCATCAGGAGACGGTGGTGGTTTGTCTACTGAGTGGCCCCCTGGAGAAGAAACCCAAGTCCGTGATCGAGACGTTTGGAACCACGACCCGCGAGCTTTTGAGATTACAGGAGTGGCTGGAGCAGCAGGGATGTACCGAGATTGCCATGGAAAGTACAGGGGTCTTTTGGAAACCCGTGTGGAACATTCTAGAAAGCACCTGTACGATCACGCTGGCCAACCCGCAACGCATCCGCAATATGCCCGGGAAGAAGACCGACGTCAAGGATGCCGAGTGGATCGCCAAGCTCCACCGCTGCGGCTTGATTGAGGGAAGCTTTGTCCCGGACGAGCCCATCCGCGATTTGCGTGACCTTACCCGGTATCTGCGCAAGCTTAAGCAAAACGCGACGCAAGAAAAGAACCGGATTCACAAAATTCTACAAGATGCCAACATTAAACTGACCACGTATGTCTCCGATCTTTTTGGCGTTTCCGGTCGTGCGCTACTGGACTCGATTGTGAATGGCGAAGTGCTGGAGGTGCATGAGGTCCGCAAGCTGGTGCATACCCGGCTGAAGATGAAGGTGCCTTCACTGGTCGAAGCGATGAACGGCCGACTACGTCTGCATCACCGGAAGATGATCCGGCGTCATTGGGATCATTTGCAGTATCTGGAGAGTGAAATGCAGACGTTGGAAGCTGAAATTGAGGAACTGGTGCAACCATACAGGAAGGAAATTGAACTGCTGGATACCATTCCAGGCGTGAGCACGGATGCCGCGGCGAGCATCGTGGCGGAACTGGGTACCGACGTGTCTCCTTTTCCAAGTGAAGCTCATCTGGCCTCTTGGGTCGGGGTGTGTCCAGCCAACCATGAGAGCGCCGGTAAAAAAAAAGTAAAAAGAACCAACGCGGGAACCGAGGTCTGA
- a CDS encoding 6-pyruvoyl trahydropterin synthase family protein: MLGEVSVCKIFTFDSAHQLVGHKGKCSNLHGHTYKLEVVLKGKPLAEEGHSDEGFVADFSDIKATVQESLLDHLDHAFLAMGNEPVLETLKNTGSKIALLSFRTTVENMSAYIAYKLIQASLPLYSVKLWETPTSWAEVLAADIPAEGPAYRLYGGCDCE, translated from the coding sequence ATGCTGGGCGAGGTATCCGTATGTAAAATTTTTACCTTTGACTCGGCTCATCAACTGGTCGGACATAAAGGGAAGTGCAGCAACCTCCATGGCCACACCTATAAGCTGGAGGTTGTGTTGAAAGGCAAGCCTCTGGCAGAGGAAGGCCATTCTGACGAAGGGTTTGTAGCAGATTTCAGCGATATCAAGGCAACGGTGCAGGAGAGCCTGTTGGATCATCTGGATCACGCTTTTCTGGCCATGGGCAATGAGCCTGTTCTGGAAACCCTGAAGAACACCGGTTCAAAGATTGCTCTGCTCTCGTTCCGGACAACAGTGGAGAATATGTCGGCATATATTGCCTACAAGCTGATACAGGCTTCGCTGCCGCTATATTCCGTCAAGCTGTGGGAAACGCCAACCTCCTGGGCGGAGGTGCTGGCTGCGGATATTCCTGCCGAGGGTCCTGCCTACCGCCTGTATGGGGGTTGTGACTGTGAGTAA
- a CDS encoding DMT family transporter: MNATKPPVPVPLLMVVGIVAISFSAIFIKWSAAPASVQGMYRLLFTSLLMLPFARPYSGAAFALRRKDWLLLGASGVLLALHFLLWMGSLKYTSVASSTMIMALEPVFIMLGAYILYKDRSTGAAILGLAIAIFGVVLIGWGDIGLSSDNLKGDLLSVGGTVTVAGHLLIGQKLVARMPSYLYSLIVFITAAVVFAIYNLLAGIPFLDYPPREWGIFVLLAVVPTVFGHILFNWLLQFTSATTVSMNILGEPVGASILAFLLLGEQLTGLQWTGGVLVLGGLAVYLLSGRKKAVKVNESLQSAS; this comes from the coding sequence GTGAATGCTACAAAACCGCCCGTTCCTGTCCCGCTGCTGATGGTGGTTGGAATTGTGGCTATCTCGTTTTCTGCGATCTTCATTAAATGGTCGGCAGCGCCGGCTTCCGTTCAGGGGATGTACCGGCTGCTCTTCACCTCGCTGCTGATGCTGCCTTTTGCCCGGCCATACAGCGGAGCCGCCTTTGCCCTGCGCCGTAAAGACTGGCTGCTGCTTGGGGCCTCAGGCGTATTGCTGGCCCTGCATTTTCTGCTGTGGATGGGCTCACTGAAATATACCTCTGTTGCCAGCTCGACCATGATTATGGCACTGGAGCCGGTATTTATTATGCTTGGAGCCTACATACTGTATAAGGATAGAAGTACCGGAGCAGCTATATTGGGTTTAGCAATCGCCATCTTTGGCGTTGTATTGATCGGATGGGGGGACATCGGCCTCTCTTCGGATAACCTGAAGGGTGACTTGCTGTCAGTTGGCGGAACTGTCACGGTTGCCGGCCATTTGCTGATCGGACAGAAGCTTGTGGCACGTATGCCTTCGTATCTCTACAGCCTGATCGTATTTATTACCGCAGCCGTGGTTTTTGCAATTTATAATCTGCTGGCCGGCATTCCTTTCTTGGATTATCCTCCGCGGGAGTGGGGCATCTTTGTTTTGTTGGCTGTGGTGCCAACTGTATTCGGACATATCCTGTTCAATTGGCTGCTGCAGTTTACTTCGGCCACTACCGTTTCGATGAATATCCTGGGGGAGCCTGTGGGGGCTAGCATTCTGGCCTTTTTGCTGCTGGGTGAGCAGCTGACCGGATTGCAATGGACCGGCGGGGTGCTGGTGTTGGGCGGACTTGCCGTATACTTATTGTCAGGACGTAAAAAAGCGGTGAAGGTTAATGAATCCCTTCAGAGCGCATCTTGA
- the pstC gene encoding phosphate ABC transporter permease subunit PstC yields the protein MRVEPKKNKIEKHHLEDFVGRAYMSFCVLLLIVIIVSMVYFVASKGISTFTSGDVKITEFLFGTKWSPEGDAPSYGAFPFIAGSFLVTLIAALIASPLSICAALFMTEIVPGWGKKLLQPVIELLSGIPSVVYGFVGLSVIVPFLRNTFPGQGIGVAAGALVLSVMILPTITSVAADALASLPQNLKESSFALGATRWQTIARVILPTTFPAIMTGVVLGMARAFGEALAVQMVIGNAPFVPKSLFESASTLTSVITLSMGNTTMGSPQNNALWSMALVLMLMTFVFVLLVRMLERRNKI from the coding sequence TTGAGGGTAGAACCAAAGAAAAACAAGATCGAAAAACATCATCTGGAAGATTTTGTAGGGCGGGCTTACATGTCCTTTTGTGTACTGCTGTTAATCGTAATTATTGTTTCAATGGTGTATTTTGTAGCTTCCAAGGGTATTTCTACTTTCACCAGCGGAGATGTCAAAATCACGGAATTCCTGTTCGGCACCAAATGGTCGCCTGAAGGGGACGCGCCTTCATATGGAGCATTCCCGTTCATCGCCGGTTCCTTTCTGGTTACGCTGATTGCGGCATTGATTGCAAGTCCGCTAAGCATCTGTGCCGCATTGTTCATGACCGAGATTGTCCCGGGCTGGGGCAAAAAGCTGCTGCAGCCGGTTATCGAGCTGCTGTCCGGCATTCCGTCAGTCGTATATGGCTTCGTGGGCTTAAGTGTCATCGTTCCTTTTCTGCGTAATACGTTCCCTGGTCAGGGCATCGGGGTTGCTGCAGGCGCGCTTGTCCTGTCGGTTATGATCCTGCCGACGATTACAAGCGTGGCTGCAGACGCGCTGGCTTCATTGCCGCAAAACCTGAAAGAATCTTCTTTTGCGCTCGGTGCCACCCGCTGGCAGACGATTGCCCGCGTGATTCTCCCGACTACATTCCCGGCGATTATGACGGGGGTGGTGCTGGGGATGGCCCGTGCGTTCGGTGAAGCCCTTGCTGTACAAATGGTGATCGGGAATGCGCCTTTCGTACCGAAATCGCTTTTTGAATCTGCTTCGACCCTGACCAGTGTAATTACACTGAGCATGGGCAACACCACGATGGGTTCACCGCAAAATAACGCGCTGTGGAGTATGGCGCTGGTTCTTATGCTGATGACATTTGTCTTTGTCCTCCTCGTAAGAATGCTTGAAAGGAGAAATAAAATTTGA
- a CDS encoding cysteine hydrolase family protein, producing MAEPSTALIIIDVQEAMFSYPDMRLHDEEGVMDRIISLLHKARTAGTPVVYIQHTEDQEYTKGTPTWEISSHVTPQEGELIIEKPTWDAFHLTRLHDELQKRGITDLVICGMQSEFCVDTTTRRAFSMGYSSVLVEDAHSTFDNGSLSGGEIVKYHNSVLGGRFAKLRTAQEVEF from the coding sequence GTGGCTGAACCTTCAACTGCATTAATTATTATTGATGTACAAGAGGCTATGTTCTCTTATCCTGACATGAGGCTTCATGATGAAGAGGGTGTGATGGACAGAATTATTTCACTTCTGCACAAGGCCCGTACAGCAGGCACACCTGTTGTGTATATTCAGCATACCGAGGATCAGGAATACACCAAAGGGACTCCCACCTGGGAGATCAGCAGCCATGTCACACCACAGGAAGGTGAGCTGATCATCGAAAAGCCAACCTGGGACGCGTTCCATCTGACAAGGCTGCATGATGAGCTCCAGAAGCGGGGCATCACAGATCTGGTGATCTGCGGCATGCAAAGCGAGTTCTGTGTGGATACGACCACTAGACGTGCGTTCAGTATGGGCTACTCCAGTGTGCTGGTGGAGGATGCGCACAGCACCTTTGACAATGGTTCCTTAAGCGGCGGTGAGATTGTGAAGTATCACAACTCGGTACTCGGAGGAAGGTTTGCCAAGCTGCGCACAGCCCAAGAGGTGGAATTCTAA
- a CDS encoding class I SAM-dependent methyltransferase: MNEHEQASNASLPADQAEKQPVVPSSEELWNEDTYTAWTTRFGSPAEAAAKLMKDPAAKLYPLLNYLGEIRGKKIMNLMGSNGMKAVALGLLGAEASVADFSEANARYAGELAEAAGVPLAYTVSDVLKLPEELLNHTYDIVFAEMGIVHYFTDLAPFMDTVCQLLTPGGRFVLRDFHPVTTKLISSKGSTAKVRKHKVSGDYFDTALEEKKVSYSKYLPSSGGAEGAGRHSVVHWRRWTLGEIVTAAAGSGLVIRELAEEPNLSSDIYDKGIPKTFALVAETV, from the coding sequence ATGAACGAACATGAACAAGCTTCAAATGCTTCACTTCCAGCTGACCAGGCAGAAAAACAACCAGTTGTCCCATCCAGTGAAGAGCTGTGGAATGAGGATACCTATACGGCCTGGACTACCCGCTTTGGCAGTCCTGCTGAAGCGGCGGCAAAGCTTATGAAAGACCCTGCTGCGAAACTTTATCCCTTGCTGAACTATCTGGGTGAGATTCGCGGTAAAAAAATAATGAATCTCATGGGCTCGAACGGCATGAAAGCCGTGGCACTCGGGCTGTTGGGGGCAGAGGCAAGTGTGGCCGATTTCTCGGAAGCCAATGCCCGCTATGCCGGCGAACTGGCGGAAGCAGCGGGTGTTCCACTGGCCTATACTGTGTCCGACGTGCTGAAGCTGCCGGAGGAGCTGCTGAACCATACATATGATATTGTTTTTGCCGAAATGGGGATTGTGCATTACTTTACGGATCTGGCACCTTTTATGGATACGGTATGCCAGCTGCTCACTCCCGGCGGCCGGTTCGTCCTGCGGGATTTCCATCCGGTGACGACGAAGCTGATTTCCTCGAAAGGGTCTACTGCCAAAGTCCGTAAGCATAAGGTGAGCGGCGATTATTTTGACACGGCGCTGGAAGAAAAGAAGGTATCCTATTCGAAGTATCTCCCTTCTTCGGGGGGAGCAGAGGGAGCCGGCAGGCACAGTGTTGTTCACTGGCGGCGCTGGACGCTGGGTGAGATTGTGACCGCAGCAGCCGGAAGCGGCCTGGTCATCCGTGAATTAGCCGAAGAGCCAAATTTATCTTCCGATATATATGACAAAGGCATTCCCAAGACCTTCGCTTTGGTGGCGGAGACCGTGTAG
- the pstB gene encoding phosphate ABC transporter ATP-binding protein PstB, whose product MGIAEPVVRESFQTEDLSIFYGTYEAVKGISLPFAQNTVTALIGPSGCGKSTFLRSLNRMNDEISGSTTKGSIWIDGVDINAPGTDVIKLRQKIGMVWQKPNPFYKSIYDNIAFGPKYHGIKGKAALDEIVESSLRRAALWDEVKDRLKDSALALSGGQQQRLCIARALSVNPQILLLDEPASALDPVSTGKVEELIKELKEELRIVIVTHNMQQAARISDFTAYFYLGSLVEYDKTEKVFSNPENQMTQEYIMGRFG is encoded by the coding sequence ATGGGTATAGCAGAACCGGTGGTGCGCGAATCCTTTCAAACGGAAGATTTGAGCATATTTTACGGCACATATGAGGCAGTTAAGGGGATTAGCCTTCCCTTTGCACAGAATACAGTTACAGCACTGATCGGCCCTTCAGGCTGCGGCAAATCGACCTTTCTCCGCTCATTGAACCGGATGAACGATGAAATCTCCGGATCGACAACGAAAGGGAGCATCTGGATCGACGGTGTGGACATCAATGCTCCCGGCACGGATGTCATCAAGCTTCGTCAAAAAATCGGCATGGTCTGGCAGAAGCCCAATCCGTTTTATAAGTCGATTTACGACAACATCGCGTTTGGTCCCAAATATCACGGCATCAAAGGCAAAGCGGCTTTGGATGAAATCGTGGAGAGCAGTTTGCGCCGCGCCGCGCTGTGGGACGAAGTTAAGGATCGGCTGAAGGATTCGGCGCTCGCTTTGTCCGGCGGGCAGCAGCAGCGTCTCTGCATTGCGCGTGCCTTGTCGGTTAATCCGCAGATTCTTCTGCTGGACGAACCCGCTTCTGCGCTCGATCCGGTATCTACCGGCAAAGTGGAAGAATTGATTAAGGAGCTGAAGGAGGAACTGCGGATCGTTATTGTGACGCACAATATGCAGCAGGCCGCGCGGATCTCTGATTTTACAGCTTACTTCTATCTGGGTTCACTTGTGGAGTATGACAAAACAGAAAAGGTATTCAGCAATCCGGAGAATCAAATGACCCAGGAATATATTATGGGCCGCTTTGGCTGA